ACAAAAAGATGATTACTTCTATCCAAAGAAACGTACAGAGATTGAGTTCTTTGGTCAAAGAACTTGAAGAGTTTACTTTGCTAGGTCTTCAAAGTAGAAAACTTATTATTGAGAAATTTGACCTTAATGAATTAATTAAAACAATAGTACAAGATTTTATTATTTTAGCGAATAAGAAAAATGTAAATTTATCTTTAAGTTCAATTGGTAAAGATTTTTACCTAGAAGGAGATAGACCAAAGCTTACTAAAGTCTTTGTAAATCTAATAGAAAACGCAGTAAACTTCTCAAATGAAAAGGGAGAAATAAAAATCAAGATAGAAGAAAAAGAACATACACTAGAAGTAAAAATTAAAGATAAAGGTACTGGAATCAAGAAAAAGGATATCGATAATATTTTTGAAAAATTCTATCGGGCAGAAGTAGATGATGAATTAAAACAAGGCATTGGTCTTGGACTTCCAATTTCATTAGATATTGTAACAAAGCACGATGGAATAATTAATGTTGAATCAGAATATGGAAAAGGTAGTACATTTACAGTTATATTGCCCAAAAAACATGTGATACTATGATTTTTCATAAAAATGTTCAAGATATAAAAGAAAATAAAATTGAAGCGGATAATGCTAAAGGTGTTTCTATAACTACTTTGGTTGGTGAAGATCAAGGGGCAAAAAATTTCTATATGCGAATAATGAAAATTGAAAAAGAAGGATATTCCCCATACCACAGACATGAGTGGGAACATGAAAATTTTATCCTAAAAGGTGAAGGATTTTTAAAGACTGAAAATGGCAAAAGCCTAGTAAAAAAAGATGACGTTATATACATCCCACCAAACGAATTACACTGTTATATCAATGCTGGAAATGATGACTTAGTGGTCATGTGCATAATTCCATCAATGCTTTAGGAAATCCTGGACCATATTCATAGTTTCTTTATATCCATCAATTGGTATTTCCGCTCTGTTTCCGATTTCACCTTCAATTCTCAAAACTCCATGAATCCCGCAGAACATCCCTTCAGATACCTGGCCATAGAATTCCCTTGGTGGCAAAATAGAAACTGCAACAATATCTCCATCCTTTATAGACATATCATTTGTCAAAACTGTGATGGCCCTTTTTATATCAACATTACATATTAAAAGAGAATCAGATACCTTTGAGACTGAAA
The genomic region above belongs to Methanofastidiosum sp. and contains:
- a CDS encoding cupin domain-containing protein; protein product: MIFHKNVQDIKENKIEADNAKGVSITTLVGEDQGAKNFYMRIMKIEKEGYSPYHRHEWEHENFILKGEGFLKTENGKSLVKKDDVIYIPPNELHCYINAGNDDLVVMCIIPSML